Below is a genomic region from Enoplosus armatus isolate fEnoArm2 chromosome 10, fEnoArm2.hap1, whole genome shotgun sequence.
AGGGAGGAGTTGTGCAGGCAGAGCGGGTCCGGCTGCAAAGGCTGGCTCAACGTCTTCTGAAAAGCTTcctgctgaagctgcagcatCAGCCGGTTggcctgctgcctctctgcctctctctcctctgcagtctgTCTCCTGGGTGGAAGGAGGAGACAAAGGGGGAGCAGAGGCAGATATAAGACCTCtatataatgtttatttttatgggACATGTATATACAGAAGATTGACTAATGCTGCATACCACAGCATTATTCGCAATGAATTGTCCCATATCCTCATAAAGAAGCAATATAACTTTCAGTAGTGGTACCCAACCTGGGGGTCTGGACCCCACATAGGGTCACAAGTTAAATTTCAGGGGTCATaagataataaatattttaggaaagcagaaaataaatcctGCTACACAAAATAATGGttatatatttttagattttcttttaattgtaaaatgttCTTTGCAAATGACTGGATTACTGGACAAAACGAAAAAGAATAAATCCCTTTTTGGTTGAAATATTCACAACCAGTAACCATATGCAACCAATGACGAAGGTAACAAATAGACAAGGCTTtgttttaaagggtcacaagccaaacagGTTGGTAACCAGTTTGACCAGCACCAGCCTGATAGCCTGTGTTATCAGACTGGTGCTGGTCTGTtgctccttttaaaaacattgtaaataaataattacctgcaaaataataaaaccctAATAAAAGTTGCAACATGCAACTTGTTGAAAATTAAAAGTATCAAGAAATTGAAAGAATACCAGGCTGAAACCtgattttcagtgttgtttataatattttagggtgtatatttttgtctttggcAGCTGGTCGTGGCTACTGggagcaaaacaaaaggcaaaacaaacaagaagagaAAGTAAGAAGGGGGGGATTGGCTACTTTTACTGTGTACTGTTTATTCAACACCTGTGCCAGTTACTTCAGCTTCAGGCTAGATGACAGCTGACCAGGATGAGTGACAGGTGTTGGTGAGGGAACGTGACTAacagagggggggaggaggtaCAGTACGCTTCCTGCCTCAAGGTGAAAatcacatctgtttttttccttcttttcgGAACAGCATATGTTAACAGTAACATACAACCTGTATATTGAGCTGGTGGGTGTTGATATTAACATTTTCTTCAGAAACAGTATGTTTAAAATGATGactttctctttgtgtgctAATCTTAGCCGCAGATTAAGGCACGCACAGTGAAGAATTTACGAggattgtttttgcagttacTAATAACGCAAACCATAATAAACAAATGATTGCCgtcaaaatcaacaacaaaatacaaatggCAGGTAGATATCACAGGCGGAAACACACCTCTAAAACACTCTTTCATGCACACCAACCTCCATCCATTAGCCACACATTATTGTTAACAGCATTATCATAATCTGATTCCCTGGCTGCTGATTTGATCATCCTCTTGTTACTAGCGTAGTCGTCACGCAAAGACATCCCTCACGCTCATCCTATCAGGTGCACACTGCAGGGAAATGGCATAAATCTCAGCAAAACTAGGAAATCAGAAAAACGAGTTAAGCCAATTCCCTTGTTATTTGTGACAAGCCGTTCAGTCTTGGATTCAGTTTGGTGGTGTTCATTTTAAGCAAATTCCTTTTTATTACATCTTgtactgtaaaatgtgtctcGGTTATTCACTGCTACTGGATGCGATTGTTGGaacttttttaaataaatgcacctttttttttacttttttaaaaggGATCATCAAACCAAATCTCAAtaatttatgtttgtttaaGCCAATAAACTAACTCATAAATGTTAATCAGCcaagaaaacagtttttaagtgttttctaTGTGTATTAAATTCAAAGCTCATTCTAAAAAGCTTAAGGgtcatttaaacattaaaacccTAAAAGGTAATTTAGCTGTTTGTAATATGCTTGTGAAATATGTGTCCTGTCCCTTTAACTACGGGCAGGGCTTCATAATTGGATTTCCTACTCATTTACTTCCAAATGGCTATAAACAACAGTTAGAATGAAgtgaaggagtgtgtgtattttttttctgtctatgGACTTGGCAGTCAATTCCTCCTGTGAGTGTTTCAGTAGTGCTTTGGACAGCAGGTTTCTAAAAGGCCTTTCAGGAGGCTCAGGAGTAATTGTGCTTGGTCAAGTGAACTGGCCTCGACTGGCAGCTAGGCTAAGCAAAATAGGTGTTGTGCTGTACGACGCCTCGAATGCTTCAGCTGCGGGCCATTTTACCTgtgtttaaagtaaaacatCGGTAAGCATTTTGGATCAAAGAGCAAAACACAGACCCATTCAGTGCTGTCAATTTATGGCACAAGAAAGATTGGAAGGAGTGGCTCCTCTGAGTGAACGTCCTGCCCTCATGAAGACAAACAACTTCTGAAAAATCCACCACGgcctctttgttttgtgtaagTAGATTGTCAGAGATAGAAATGAGGAAAACATGGCACATGGAAGAGATAATTATGATGCTGTAGCTTTACTATTCTCCACTTTCACACCAGTAAAGGACACTGATCCGCACCAGATAGCACTTTTAGTAAAGGAGCACCCCGCTGCAATCTTACCGCCATTTTGTCCGTCTGTTCTGAAACCAGGTCTTGACTTGTGCATCTGTCATCTTCAGGGCCTTGGCCAAGGTGGCGCGCTCGGCCGACGCCAGGTACTTCTGCCGATGAAAACGTTTCTCCAGCTCGCAGATCTGCACCCGGCTGAAGGATGTGCGAGGCTTTTTCCTCTTGGGCGGCGTCCGGTTCTGGTAAGGGTGGCCGATGCGACGGGTCACGGAGAAGGGTGAGAGGGCGGCTGAAacgggcaaaaaaaaaagaggatttatttgactttgtttGATGATTCTTAAGCAATTCACTTGGTGGATTGTAGCCTTCAGCATCGTGCAAGACATTCTTTAAAAAGGACGTGTTAGCATTAGTAATGTTGTGAGGTGTTTGGACTTTAAGGGTTGAAGATTAAAATCTGTTAGTGCGAGTAGCTATTTCGATTTCTAAACTGGAATGATCTGTGCTTCTGAAATATAAACTTATTTCCCTCGAGGTTTTGTTTGTATACGCTCATGTTATAAACACAATTTTGTTTTCCAGTCCTTGAGTAGATACAATTATTGTCCATTTTGTCTTAACTCTGGAAAAGCCAGTGTGTTTGGGGAGTCTAAGAGAAGGCCCAGAAGCTGCCAATTGTAGAAGATAAATGTAATTACAACTAATATTCCCCTGCCAGATTTTGAAAACCAAACAGCACACTGGTTTGTGCAGAGAGGAAGTCCAAGGAAAAGTCATAGAGAGACGTTTAGAAAGCTGGGATATGCAGCATCAGTTCCAAAAACAATTCAAGAAAAGATATCGCTTGCAGCTGGCTATAAATTGTCCTTGTAGAGTTAAATCATGACAAAAAGATCAGCACAAATCAAGATTTAAACCTCTGCTTTAGCCTTTGTTAGCCATACAAAAATACTATTCAACATCTACATTCACGCACAGGAAGGATGCACTTAAAAGTCAGCTATGACACAGATGGGTGAGGTAGGGGAGGTGGTaggtgggtggagggggtgaCTCACCTGGGCAAGCCCCCTTTGGGAAAGGATAGTCTAGAAGGCCATTGCCGTCTCGCAGGTGAGCGAGCTCAGGGTAATAGCATTTGGCTAATGTCTCCACAGTGCTCCAGACGGGGACCCTGCCGATGTCTGCCTtggggagaggacagagggaccCGGCAGCCCCCGGCCCCCCTGTGGCCTCTCCGACTCGGctctcctctgcctgctccCCTAAAGGAAAGGGAGACACAGTAAGGTCCCACATCtggagcacagcagcagcagccgctgTGCAGGCGCCGACGCATAGCAGCTAATCACATGAAGGAAGCCTGAATGATGAACAGAGTCTACTTTAATGCAATTTACTGCTAGTTTCTTAAGTTAGCATTTGGAAAAGGTTTGGCTCCAAAATGAGATATCTGCCATTTAGAAAAATAAGTGACAACTAGCAGAGTTACAGAGATAAATCAAACACATACTAGTaagccaatcagaatcagacaaTCAGGGTCATCCATTGACAATATGAAGGTCAAAATATGGTTTAATAATCACTATAATAACATCAATCCACTTCAAACAATAGCACTTGTGATCTAAGTACTTACTATTTGCAGGTTTTCAACCTATCACAGCACAATTTtggagaagaaaatgtttgtgaTTTATGGAGATTTTTTGCCACCAGACCAATCaaattcaaagatattcaatttttgcacaaaacatcTTCCATACAAACATTAAGCACAACTCCTAACAATATTTCATGATTGATCATGCACAATTTTACATATTGTCATCATTTTTGCAGAATTGATGTTGAATTTGAGGGAATGATTTATTAGTTGAAATAGATGATATGTGCATATGTACATGTATTGATCGGACTGTCTTCTCAactgctttgtctttgtgtctcttctaAAATATAAATTGCACATCACCACTGTATGAGCccacattgtgtttttcttctatCTGTGCCTCACTGCCTGGTGGTTCACTTTCACATGTCACTGTATCTGGGTATTAATAACAACTTATCTTCTGCATCATTAAATATCTATGAATCCTGTCTATTTTGTCAGCCATGGGTAAACAGAAGATCGATAAATGTAATGAGATCGGTTTTGGCCATAGATCTGCTCCCCAGCCACATTCTCATTTTGAGACAAAATGGAAATcaacaacagataaaaaaaaactgtttctgtctctgtatctttGTGTCATTCCTCCCCAACAAGCTGTTTTGCCTCCTGTCTTACAgggtgtttatttgtttttgttctgtcagAAAAGCTCACCAGAAGccaaaatgaatatgaaaacatcTGCATAGGTGTCCCCCCGAGGGCCacgtactgctgctgctgctgctcgcaGAGTTTCAGCGCCCTGAAAATTCATTTGCCGCACAGACGATGACAATTTGGATGGAAAATGGAACATGAAGCTATTATGCGCTCGGCAGTCGTTTCCAGGGAGCTGCCGACGTCCCCCGATGGTGCTGAACACGAGTGGCAAATTGAGGCGTTCGCAAGCAaattatttgtaaaataaagatgaatagCTGCAATGTGCCGTTACAGTAGGTCACATAAAGTTAACATCACCTGAGTGTAAATTAGCAATGCAAATT
It encodes:
- the tlx2 gene encoding T-cell leukemia homeobox protein 2 isoform X1; the protein is MEHTGIEEVNQTHQQQHEPISFGIDQILNSSDQSSGCMLPNRTGDPDYALASNVYSNGYNGVYNPACSMAAAAGLAGSYNVNMNMNVSMNMNVNVNSGGAGGVIRVPAHRPMPPPPAAAAPHPPPSTHPPGIGPGIPSVPGMGMGNAANFTFPWMESSRRFAKDRLTGEQAEESRVGEATGGPGAAGSLCPLPKADIGRVPVWSTVETLAKCYYPELAHLRDGNGLLDYPFPKGACPAALSPFSVTRRIGHPYQNRTPPKRKKPRTSFSRVQICELEKRFHRQKYLASAERATLAKALKMTDAQVKTWFQNRRTKWRRQTAEEREAERQQANRLMLQLQQEAFQKTLSQPLQPDPLCLHNSSLYALQNLQPWAEDNKVTSVTSVASVV